DNA sequence from the Drosophila sechellia strain sech25 chromosome 3L, ASM438219v1, whole genome shotgun sequence genome:
GTAGAGGCAGATGATTACCGCTACCAAGGCAGAAGCGTGTTGATCCATCGGCAGAAACCACTTGGAATGGGTTCAGGTGCTTCATTATACTCTAGCTAAGGCTGATATAATTTGGATCAGAGGTTTGCTTTTTTGAGATTGGtaagataaataaatatttgagtttgtttccgaaatgcaaatgtttcAAGATAAGTATCATAAGCCACACCCATTTTTAGAGGCCGTGTagtttaaagtcttatatcgaAGAGTGAAGACACAAAGCCAATTGAGTCATTGAACTACCCAAATTCTACAGAATTACAACAATACATTTAACTTTTAATGCAAGCTACTTTGTGCTTTATTTACTGAAAACTTAAAACTATAATCCCTTTTTTGTTCTtgtaaaagaaaaaatgaaataatagcTCTCAAAGAAGTGAACCCAGATCAGGCCAGAAGTCCCATCAATCAAAAAGAAAATAGTTTCCGGTATCGCGGGAAGTACCGATTAAGACGAAAACTGCTAGGCAGATAATTAAACTAAGCTAAGCCAAGTGCCTATGATCTCTAGGTAAACTTAGCTATATCTGGCAAGGGTATTTCGCATTGCGGTGCTGAAACCCAGATCtcctttctattttttttagtaGCTGCTGAGCTAAATTTTTTTCAATTCGATCGGTATGTTGCtgccgaaaaaaaaacgacaaACGTATTAAGTTTGATATTTAGTTTGGAGCGGCGTTTGGAGTTCAGAGCCAGATTAGAGACGTCAGCGATGGCGACGCCAACGCCAAAGTCGGCGTTGCCGTTGGCTGCCTATAAAAGCCACCGCCTGCGAAGATCACCCAACCAGTGTTGATTATACAAGCCCAGAAACCAGCAAGATGTTCAAGCTAGTGAGTAGTGACTAAGCCGCCCGGAAGGATCCGGATTCAGAACCAGAACGTTAACGTGTGTAGCCATTTCAGTCGCTCTGCCTGCTCGCCGCTCTAATGCTGGCCAATGTGTATGCGGACAACATTAACAAGGATGCCGTGATCACCCGCGAGGATGTTGAACCAGCCGACGCCGAGGGCAACTACCAATACGCCTTCGAGACCAGCAATGGCATCCAGGCCCAGGAGGCCGGAAACGTCAATGGAATTCGCGGAAGCAGCTCCTACATCTCCCCCGAAGGCGTCGCCATCTCACTGAACTACGTCGCCGATGAGAACGGCTTCCAGCCTCAAGGCGATCACCTTCCCACCGCTCCCCCAATCCCGGAGGCCATCATCCGCGCCCTGGAATACATTGCCGCCCACCCTCCATCACCACAGTAGTAAATCCCGATTGGATACCACTTTCAAAGCCTAGTCAGTGCTTTTGCTAGAATccccccaaaaaaacaaaaacataaatagTTACATCAAATATACCCACAGCCATGCTGACCATTTGAACAGAGTCAAGTATGTTTTCATTATACAAATCGGCAAAAATTGGCTGTACCAAATTGCAAACTGCAAATTGCAAAGTCCATAATTTTTACCCCCAACTTGCatacaaattatatataatatcttAGTTGTTTTTGGAACGTCCCACTTTTGAGCTAAAATTGCTTTTGGGGTAAGGTTATTTGTTTAAAGATGCAAATGAAGGAACTTGAAATCGATGTCAGATTGTGTcagaaatattttgttttaacctgATTTTTCATAACCTTTTAAAGTACGCCTCCAATATCGGCTCATTCATACATCAATCTTGAATCTGAGCCAGGAACATTAGCACATGCTGTTTCCAAATGCTTTTCATAATTAAATCAATACTCTTGTGTTTGAAATGTGTTACCATATTTAGTCAAATTAAACTGCTGTCCAAAATCATTTATCACACTGCAAACCAGACCCAGGAACTAACCaaggcaaaagaaaaaattcagcAGAAGCAACACCAGACAAACATGAGCGCAGACAAATGTGGAAGCTGCATGGCCATCAACTCACTTGGCTTTTTTTCCCTGTTGCTTCAGCTCagctatttttaaaaaatatatatccagTAAACAATCATTTCCATGTAAATCCAACCGAGACTGACCTCCAGAGTGGACACCGACAACTGAAAACGATCATGTTGCCAAGAAAGAGTCTAGAGAATGATGCAACAGCCGGCTGGGATTTGGGAAACTGGTTTGCGGGTTATTAACACTTTCGCTGCTTGGATTCTACTCGTGAAGAAGATGTAGGTCAACTGCCGGCGATCGGAAGACAAGTTACTTCTGTAAGTGGGCActtcataaaataaataagcccAATTACAGTGGAACATTTATAATGAACACACAAACGCtgcatattaaaataaaaggtAACTAAAAAACCAATTACGATAATACTTGTATATAcgcataaaataatatttgatttgtattatttaaagGTGTTTCTGTTATAAATATCAAATAAGTAGAGATAATGATCATTGTAAgacgaaaaaatatttaaacgatAATAAAATGGTAAGCTCTTcattataaacaaaaaagcgaaaTTATTGATGCTCGAGCCGAACAAAACTATAAAGTTTTGAAATATTCACTATGGGCGCAATACAAAAAGGTTAAGCTTGCACATAACCAGTTTCCTGGTATCCTTCACGACTTCCCCATTAATCGGAGTCGAAAAACCTCTCGGCTTATGTACATTGTGTATTTATAGCAGAGCCGAGTCCTCTGCAGCGATCACATAGCATAAACAATTAAGTATAAAAACCTGTACAATCTGTACTACAATAAATAAGCTCTATTTACCACTGCATTGGCCTAAAGCTTGCTCTCCTTCGCCTCCTTGGCCTTCTGGCGGGATGCAGCCGCTGCCGCCGGTCCAAAGCGCTGGATAAAGTTGTTGACCGGTGCAATAATGGCCTCTGGATCGTTCATGTGCACATGGTGCGACCCATTAACCTCCAGGTACTCGAAGTTCGGCTTCTTCAACAGGACATCCAGCACCTCGTCGTAGTACTTCTTGTCCTCAAAATACGAGGACTGGGCGGCCTTGATGAACAAGTAAGGACATGTGATCCGATTGGCCATTTCCACACAGAGCTCCTGTGACCCGATGGCATAGTTGTAAAACTTGAGACGCCTATCGCGGCAGAAGAAGTACTTGTCCGGGTACTTCTCCGACTTGCCGATGTTGCGAGCCATTAAATGCTTGCAGTGCTCCTTGTTCACCGAATGGAAGGTGCCGATATAGACCCTCTCAATAAGTTCATCGTATGTGTAGCTCGGCGGCTCGTTCTTACTCCGGTTCCTTTCGTCTTCACGCAAGAACTCGTCCAAACGGGTTTCCATGGTCCTGATAACCGACGGATACGGACGCTGATGAGGTTTCAGGGCATCAATTCCAATGATCATGTCTACCTTGTCCGGAAAGACCGcggcaaaaacaaagcaaataatGGACGACATTGAGTGTCCAACCAGGGACACTCTCTCCCACTTGTACTGCTTCATGATCAGGCGGATCACATACAGATTATCTACGGAGTTGTAGTAGCAGCCATCAGGCAGTCGGGACGATAGCCCGTGGCCAGGAAGATCGATCGAGAGGAATGCCACATCCGGCGATAGAAGCGGCATCAGGCGATCAAAGGTTCCCGCATTATCCTGCCACCCGTGAAGGCCTAAAATTGGTTGGACGTTCTGCGGACCGTACCACTTGCCGGATATGTGTCCCCATGGAACCGTAATGGTGATCTCGGCGAACTACggtaaagaaaaacaaaaacaaacagggTACTATTAAAATTTTTCTGCTTTATGACCATCATTAGCTACAATCTTTTAAGTTGCATGTTGTTTCAGTTTTGGAAACGAAGATCTTATGAATTCTTTTCGAAATAATAAACCATTTCCATaatgcatgtatgtatataaaaatcTACAGAATCGGTATGACACCTGCATATACGAGTACATAGGAAACATTAAATTTAAGGTACAGAATATTCAATATTACGTAGCTTTATCAGCGTCGATAAAGAATATACGTACGTATTTTTTTCAGAGCAGCATATGCTTGCAAGCTATACGGGGAAATAAATGTAACCCCCTGGAAGTCTGCGAAAATGCAGCGAACTGGTTCAAAGTACACTTACGGGTCTGGTTGGGGCTTCGCCAGTTAAGTCGCCTGCATGCCGATAACGCTGGCCGAGATCACTGCCGGTAATGGTGCCAATTGAGTTGTCGTCCGAGTCCATTTCTGCGCTCGAAAGTGCCCAAAAAGCGAATGAGCTCCAATTCCAAAGTTTAGCCGATTTCGGGGCTTATCAGTAACGACCTGTGGAGATTAGCACTGCGATTAGTTAAGGCAAACAGGCGGGCAAACATACTTAGAAAATGCGAAAGTAAACATTAAAGagaaatcataaaaaataatccaatataataatatccgAATCGATGCCGGCGCCTCATTAGATTCAAAGGTCAAGGAGATCGCCTTAATGAATTACTCACGTTGTCTTTGTGTCACagatttatttacaatttgttttatatgctTGTGCTCCCTCCTAGTTAATACAGCATTTGTGTCACTGTATTCATTTAATTACCAATTATGCGCCTAACAAACAGGTGAAAACAGCGAGCGAACGAAAAATAAACACTTACTACAGCTGTTCACTAAACTTGCACAGGGAGCGACGTTTATGCGGCGGACATAACACGAAGCTTACATTCAATGTTTTAAACCCATTTTAGTGGTGTATGGTTGAAAGATATAAGACTAAAATCATCAGCCTTTGCTTTCATATATACATGATGACAACTCAATACTTACAACTAACTTATGTATGGAGAACTTATCTCGAAATGTCGACATATAACCGAAGATA
Encoded proteins:
- the LOC6616426 gene encoding pupal cuticle protein Edg-78E isoform X2, which encodes MFKLSLCLLAALMLANVYADNINKDAVITREDVEPADAEGNYQYAFETSNGIQAQEAGNVNGIRGSSSYISPEGVAISLNYVADENGFQPQGDHLPTAPPIPEAIIRALEYIAAHPPSPQ
- the LOC6616426 gene encoding pupal cuticle protein Edg-78E isoform X1, which translates into the protein MFKLPFQSLCLLAALMLANVYADNINKDAVITREDVEPADAEGNYQYAFETSNGIQAQEAGNVNGIRGSSSYISPEGVAISLNYVADENGFQPQGDHLPTAPPIPEAIIRALEYIAAHPPSPQ
- the LOC6616427 gene encoding probable serine hydrolase is translated as MDSDDNSIGTITGSDLGQRYRHAGDLTGEAPTRPFAEITITVPWGHISGKWYGPQNVQPILGLHGWQDNAGTFDRLMPLLSPDVAFLSIDLPGHGLSSRLPDGCYYNSVDNLYVIRLIMKQYKWERVSLVGHSMSSIICFVFAAVFPDKVDMIIGIDALKPHQRPYPSVIRTMETRLDEFLREDERNRSKNEPPSYTYDELIERVYIGTFHSVNKEHCKHLMARNIGKSEKYPDKYFFCRDRRLKFYNYAIGSQELCVEMANRITCPYLFIKAAQSSYFEDKKYYDEVLDVLLKKPNFEYLEVNGSHHVHMNDPEAIIAPVNNFIQRFGPAAAAASRQKAKEAKESKL